The sequence TGGACAGAggtgtttaacatttttaactaggtcagtaggtagataataacttctctaaatttttctaaccttagttaaataatacaaccatttttcttgctattattaagcttttggttcaaactgtaattaaatcaggaccttacatttttctatagtacttatggggttttatatttttcttagacaggttacattatttagagtctggcaaaattagtttgaccaaatttgggtaaaccaaacagaagttatgggtttttaaagtttctatttgaatttaaatcaggttttaattaagtttttctggaaaagcagtttgcgccgaggtccctgggtttaaaccgaatcaaacctcgcagatctacccttacgccactattcacttgagtctctgacttttcacttaaccccctgactttctctccctctcacccgcagtccctccctcaactgaaacagtagccgcgggaaaggaaagggtggcgcggcttaccggcggcgagggaggtccggcgaggtggtcggtgatgttcaggaggtcgcgacggtcacgtcgatgtgcgggtcggcggcagaggtggtcggagctcccctggccacgaacacaggcggcggggatcgacggcggtgcctgctccggccaaaccacggtgggagagttcaattaatgggcacgaggagcttcacgggatgacacagaggccatgcgcgcaacgaatcgggaaatggtgaaggggtttacccggtccacgtgcgtcggcgagttcttgaactccggtgagcgcgatttggcttctccggtgacgcgggccctcggttcaagcttgagcaaggctcacggtctcaccaggaagctatctgggggcttgaatcgaacggagggggactggagaggggttggccacggcggtggctcttggtcggcactggcgggctgcggggaggtcgccggaggcaatggctggctcgggcgagtccggcgaggtacggaggaagcAATGGGGACGGCAACCGAGCGCTGgggcgggttttataggcgcggacgcggccggggcgccggctcaaccgtttggcgcgacgcgggcacgtggggcgcgcgcgggcgtgccctggcgagctcagagcgcgtcgaacacgtggcgtgttgcttctgcccgtgttcttcgctctgctgagcggccaggcgtacgaatcttgccctaccgcctgtgggagatctcttccctgcacctagggctacctagttcatgtaagttccaagagtagatgtggtctggttgaggagatatggtagcgccaagtcttgtctgtctgctctgtgcaaaccgagacaaaaccagtgccaactcgtgtcaaatggttttggcttgggttcaaacttttccagggcattctagggttcatttggcgccactttgtccattaggtcgacaggttttgaagaggggatcaaggtgaacaagtgggatctttgctcaagggttgatttttgacttaggcaaaatctgaatttctcccttgtgttcaacctttggtgatctttttaggacttttctgaaaactttttgggggtacttccttattattaattgtaggttattaagtatattacaacttttatatttggcccaacccatgatcatgatgtttacatgatcttttgatcatggcttcaattagggttataattgcatatgggggttttgttctagggttttgggagatccccacttagatgtgcatgataagctagggcatgacatccaaagtggattacacttgcttaggacctagaattccaagtgtggtatactttgcccaattcaatcttcatgtgataatggataaaagggggtaaccctgggggtggacaccctgagtaacacctggggtgttacagcaggttttagtccgggtggccaagttgtgtttccggacccccttgggtcgcggttctagatactaggacacctgtcgcagggtggtggagtgtgcaggctcacggtacgggaaCAAGCTGAGCGGCTGcgcgggctccggaccaccccaggagactaatgtccCTTCTCTAGCTCCGAtcccgaggttgtcggacccacaggacttataactctacatactaagttcccgtcacggggtggcggagcatgcaggcccacggtacgggaccaggctaagcggctacacgggctctggaccaccccatggaacggggtcccgttctctagagccAGCCCCCAGGATGTCGGACCTCCCAAATTTCGTAtcaggggccctaaactgcaagcctggctgctcaattcggatgtcgtcatgtcagacagatggaaactgtatgggtgggttagctaAAAAGTACTATCAGAAAGACTGCAAGGTGGGACCATAGAGtagcaagatggaactatcacaaGAGCGTGGCTGAGGGGGGTAGTTTCTTCTTCATAACTTGtcgtgcatgtgtgcagaccaatagtCCTGGTTCATGGGGGTAGACCCCACCGGGTTATCATACACGTATGCGTCATTTAGTTATAAAAAAGGAAACAGACTCGACCCCTTTGTCTTGCTCTATGGATAAAACTTACAGAGATATTTGGCATCGGGGTAAGGTACTCctccagtcgtagctagatggttgcccctGGGTCGGTGCACTCCCGTTACCTtggagggtccttcccagctgggggagagttgtggAGCACCTCTTGGTGTGGCACTTGCCGCGGGGCTAAGCGCCGACCCAGGGTTCCTATCCTCATTTGACACGGGAACCCTTGTCTCTGGCTGTGATCACTTCTGCATGTACCTGTGTGCAGCTCGGACCCGTGGGAGGTCCGGAAGGGCCtccggaggaaggcgtgcttcagCTTCGTAGACCGGGGGACACAGAGTTCCCCCGAggtccgtctagttgtcttcaccgaagTAGGAGCCTCCGGCAAAGATATCCTTCAGGCccccctcgggcgactgatacccgaggtctcgTTCAGCCGCGACCACCTCACCGTTGTCCACCTTTTCCTTGCCGGGCCGGCGGTGAGGCGGGGAGCCGTCTTTGGAGGACTGTTCACGCCGCTCGCTAACGCATTTTGCGAGGTCGATGATCTTGTGACAatccgcggcgctgtggcgaccatgcgggtgcacagggcatgaaccgATGTTACCCTTCTGCGGTCGCGGGCGTTTGTTGCGTTCGCCCTGGCCTCCGGTCGCTGCCGCGACCACCAAAGCAGTGGACCGCGGCTTCTGGTTGTCGCAGTCCTTCTTCTTATTCTTCTTTCCATACCGGAGGACAGGCCCCGtaccacccgactgggcagctccagtttgtggggccgagtgccatgcacgaccctcgacggctctggcgcatttgtcggccagagcgaagagtgtggggacagcttccacgtcatgtgtggccaacttctccaacattttttcatcacgtactccctgtcggaaagccgtgatgatggaagcatcagaaattCGAGGTATCatacctcgtaccttggtgaagcgggagatgaacttccggagggtttccccgggctcctgccttactgcatggaggtgggcctccacaccgtgctgttggtaagcactggcgaagttcgccacgaaccacgcacagagttcttcccaggagtagactgatcctggggtgaggttcatgagccaggtccgggcaggtcTAGACAAAGCCACATGaaagtatgttgccatcacagtggtgtttccacctgttgccgtgatggcggtaacgtacacctgcaggaactctgacgggtttgatgtttcgtcgtatttttccggcaggtgtggccggaacttgggcggccatgaCGCCGCGCGAAGATGGTCTGCGAGGGCGACACACCCCACGcctgccaaggggacacccgtttgggaccgaGCGCCCACTGGTGTCTGCGGTGCCTCCACGGCGAAATCTCGGTCAAGATTGCGACCCTCAATGTTCTGACGGTGCTCACGCGTCCTTTCCAAAGAGACCCGGGCATCTTCTCCCGtacgcctacggttgagctccacccggaggtcgttggtctgtgcaccccttacggagggcgagcgcacagacaTCGTCGCCTCGCATTGGCGCTGGGATGATCGAGGCCTCGACCTGGACGAAGTAGAATGCGCCATTCCGAGCAGCCGGTCGACGTCgtcgcgccactgcttcatggcccccggtgatgCCGTGGAGCTAGGGGGTGGCGCAGCAATTCTCTAGCCGCAGACAGCGCTGTAGGCGCTGCCCTCGATGGAGTCCGGGACGCCTACGCTGGTGTGTGCTGCTACATGGCATACACGGCAGCAGTCCCAGAGTCGGGTGGTTGGGCGCTCGTGGCACGGAGGCTGCAACCTCTTGCTCCATCACGAAATCCTCCGAAGTTTCGGCGTGGTGCTCGATGATCCGCACCATCATGTtgagcgagaaaacaagcaaaaacttgaagcctagccccctacctggcgcgccaaatgtcagagaggaaatctccccggccgggtggcggattgcacccgccctaaatcctgaagagaggaggggcctaagcgttttgcttgctacgaggctggtggatcaacacacgagagcacacgagggtttagagtggttcgggccaccggagcgtaataccctactccactgtgtgatgtattgcttggagcttgtatgaacttatgaGTGTATGCCTAAAGCTAGGTCTGAGAGCCTCTTTTGTAACGTCGTATGCCTCCccctttatagctgaaggggggcatgcacaaaaggactgggccccgacatgtgggcccaaagACATAACGAATATAGAGCTTGGATCCTCTAATGTCTGTTGCcgaggcaatcttcttgtgccctgtcgCTCGAGGTCTGTGTatccttggcgtgcaggggaagcttcctgCGAAAGAGAAGACGAGTATAGGGTGCCGcctggcacgggcgcactgtttgccagcagacccagcaggcgcgccgcctgctggatgaccttgacgcagcggatgggacgggacgcatttaattctgagagggcacgtcgcccgtcggcgcagtggcaggcgacgcgtcttttcctcaataaatgcaggggctgcacggCTTCTCGTCGGGGTCGGCccggtagcttatgtcatgggccacaagcagcggatatccgcctgagcgggaagcgGAGGCAAGGCCCGCACATGTGTCAGCGCCGGACCCCTGCACACACTAGGGTCCTTCTCGCTCCGGGACCCTGCTGGAGTTTGGACTTACCCGAGGACACCGGACTCGtatataggggtccggtgtccttctgtgggGGTCCGACCTTACTGGGGTATGGTGTCTTTCCCTGCCACatggcgccctttggcctgcccatccggtggggtcaggcgcggtCCTCCGCGTGGCTAAGGGACGTCGTGTGGGTGCGGTGTCTTcatgctgtaggagagggtacccctgattttggGTACCGACAGAAAGGGTGGCACTTGGTTGTCAAAATGCAGCCACATGACACCTATAATGTCCCTCCAGGAAATTCAGACGACGAAGATAATGAAGATGACAATTTTGATGATGAGGAAGATATAGCTATTGAAGATCCTACAACTACATCATTTGGTGGAAAGAGGGAATAATGATTCTAGAATATTAATCACTCCATAGGATACAAAACATGTCACCATTGATTTATAGTGTTTTGAGTGTGCTTATACCATTTTGTGTGCTTATATTTTTTTCCTATATTAAACATAAATATTTTATGTTATTGCTATGCTATCTGCGTAGGTTGAATCAATGTAGGGTAGGTATGGAAATGTAATAACCTCTGCCCGATCAAGCTTCATTAGCCCAGGATTGCTTCGTCAGCAACATTCGAGGAGATCATATCCAAACCCAATTACTGACATACAGATCAACAATGAGAGTATTTCTAAAACCAGCGAGAAGGTACTATTCACAACCCAATACTAGCACAACAATCAACAATGAGAGCTCTATTATAAAGGCAGCCGTGAATCAACATAAGAAGAGGCCTTATATAAATCAGAATACTGGTTCAAATGGTTTTTGATATTGCATTCATGTATTCCTTTACAATAATTTTTGCATGCCAATTTCAATTTACTAACAATCTAGGTATTGTAGATGACTTAGAAGATGAGCATTTTAATGAAGTATTGAAAAAATGGCAGCAAAGGTCAATGGGACTGGGACTGGTAACAAGATCATGACAGTGAGAATTATTCTAATGAAAGTGAGTCTGATTATGAACATAAAAGTGAATATAATTCTGAACATGAGAATGAGAACTCTGAAGGTGCTTCTGAAGATATATTATTCAAGAAAAAGAATGCATCTTTTAAAGAAGATAGATAGTCGCATCGAGTCAGACCACGAAAGAAGCTGAAATATGAGTATTTCCTACCTTCAGTACAAGACTAAAATGCTAGTATTTATTTCTTTTGAGTATTATGCGTTATTCCACATGTCATGCAGCCATGAACCATGAAGTTGGTACCTTAACCAGAGCTGATAATGAAAAggggagggattcttgcaaggcaCATAATTCAGAACAATAATATGGACACCTTAACTAGAGCTGATAATGAAGAGGGGAGGGACACTTACAATGCACATATTCATAACAATAATATGGACACCTTAACCAGAGCTCATAATGAAGAGGAGAGGGACTCTTGCAGGACACATATCAGAACAATAATATGGATGCCGCAAAAAATGGTATGATAAAAATATAATTTGACATGTTCTGCATTTTTTCTCTTTTCTATATGGGACCACAACTTATTGGTGAAAGTATATATAAATGTTTTAGTTGATAGAACTAAAGAGAAAAGGggccatggcaaaaacaaatataaGAATCTTGCTAAACTTAAACCAGGACATAAGATTAAAGTGATGTTCTACAACAACCATGCTCTTGGCACATTGGTAGAATTGTCTATGATCCTACTATTACCCCGGTGAGAGTGAAGAAATGGACAGACATTACCGAGACATCTATGAAGCATATTTTTGTTGCAGTCAAGGTATACTTTCATTATATTATTGTGTTATcttttatatatgtatatatatcctTGAATATGGTGCATTTATATGGGGCATCTGTTTAACAATTTTTTAGGACAAGTTTAAAAACATAGACGATATCATGGAGCACGCTAGGGATCTATGGAACAATTGGCATGGTGACTTGTGTCGGCACTATATCAAGCATGCAAAGAATATGCAACCAGCTATTGGTGATATATCATACTACAAACCTCTAAAATTAAGGTATCTTTGAATGTAGGCACAACTTGAGGAACAAATATCATTAGATCCTTCTCTTTCTAATGCAGAACTTATGGATAAGTGCTTCCCTTCAAAGAGACAGGATCACATTGTTGGATATGGTGGTGGCATGAAAACAAGAAATCTTAGATGTCCATGCATTAGTAAGGTTGAATTGATAGAAGAGCTGAAAGAGTCCGAGGATGAGAAAAGAGCCATATGGAACAGGAGTGGGAAGAACTAAAGAATAGATTAAGTAGTAGTTAGACAAAAAGTCCTAGTGTGAGCATTGCTATAAATATTTTTCAGATTTTATACTATATGGAAATACATCTCATATGTAATAATAAGATTTGTTTTGGTTAATACAAGTTATACTTGTTTCAAATGAGGTTCATATATGAGTTATGAAGTGTTTGTTGGTGCATGCCAAAATGAAATAGATTTTCGTGTCTTTGGTATACTATTAATGAATACATATGCAGTTTTCAATACTATTGTAAGTGGACATTAATGTCGACATGTGGTTGTTAATAGTTATGGCTATTATAGCTGAAACCAAGGTTGTTTATGCCTCATATGTGGTCGCTAAAACTACAAATTTGGTCGTTGATGCCTTTTATGCGGTCGTTAATACCCCACAATTAATGACCATCATATATCCGGTCATTAATCGAATAACGACCAGAATCTACTTGTGGTCATTATTACAATTAACGACGGGACATTTACCGACCATGGACGACCATATTTTTGTGGTCGTTGTTTACTTTTGACAACCACATTTGGACTATTAATGATCACATATCCTATCGTTGATACTCATTTCTCTTGTAGTGTAACCAGAAAGTCTTcctgggtgcgcatgagtgaggacaaaatgcatacaaaagactcgtgttggtatgTGGGATGGTCTATGGTTCTAAagggctgccaggagtaagtatcgcCGGTCTGCGAGTGGATGGGGTGCtacaaatggtatcagagccgaccctcgcggtttcacggacGTGTGTGGCCAGTGGGTCGGGTATATGGTGCATGGTGCATGGCATATGTGGGCCCAAAGTGGTCACAtgacatggcatatgacgacactagacacacagacatggCTAAGAGAGGAGGTTCCTGACTTGAGGTGACCGATGAGGACAtcagtcttctaagggggtgggtTGTGATATCCTGTCCCCAATGGGTGGTTATATGCTGGCCCaaagcttaatagaattaatagagaacCCATACAAATAAGGggcatcttctttttcgaaagCCTGTCTTGAAAAAACATCTGGGTTAAGCATGTTTGGTCTAGAGCAATCTTggaatgggtgaccgaccgggaagtcttTCCGGGTACGtacgagtgaggacaaagtgcacacaaaaaaCTCATGTTGATCTGTGGGATGGTCTATGGTCCTAAAGGGTTGCAGGATTAAGTACCGTCGGTCTGAGAGGGGACGGGGTGTTACACCTATTTGATGGCCCTTTCCTTGAAGACTTCTACATTCTCCCCTTTCAATTTTTACCACTTTGTTCGAACAATATTGGCTTGTTTATTCCTATGGGCACACACCTAAAAATGCAAGCTTATATTGAGAGAACACACTCCTTAGGTATTACCTTACAATCCAAACATGTTTGTTTATCTTTTCTTCTTGTCAGGACAAAGTTATTCTGACTAAAGTGTTAACCACTACTATGTAAACTATGGGAGTCTCTCTTCCTAAAGAAGGTCTTGGCTATCAATAGGTTAAAAGCTATCGCAAAGTCCAACACTTTATGTCCATTCTGATTCCTACTACCATATCTAAAACCTTCATAAACCGTCTTAAAACCTACAGTTGTTGTACATACATGGCTATTGAGGTCTCCTTCTATGAAAAAAATTCTTACTAATAGATATAGCTCTAACATTTTCATCTATATTGTCTTCCTAGATAACATGCTTAGCACTCATAGTGGTCTAGTTGGGGGCTATACGCACTAAAATACGTTCAAGGCTAAATCATCCACAACAAAATGTATCATTTTCCATTTCTTGTACAGAAAAGAAGAAGCGAAAACAAAGATGGGAAATAAAGGATAACTGATGATGAGATACTACGGACTGTAGTAATAATAAGATAGCTGTTAAGCTATGAGGCACTAAAGAATCTAATTAAGATAGATAGTTATAAGATAGGCTAAAATTAAACGTCAATCTTGATGAGGTTAAAGTTTAGGCAACATATCATATGGAAACCAGTTTTCGTGCCAACTTCGTGCAAACCAATTAACAAAAGTCACAAAAAATTCTAAAATAATTATAGATGTACTTTATTGCCTACTGTACCAttgtataaaattttaaatttaaattcATCATTTGTTAAGAGACAAAAAAGAGATAATTCAGAGATAATTTTCACTTTTTATATCAAAAATTTCTTTTTTTTTGTATCTCTTAACAATGATGAATTTGAACTTGAAATTTGATACAATAATAGAGTAATCAATGAAGTACATTTATAATTTTTTGATTTTTTATGACTTTTGTTAGTTGGTTTGTACCAAGTTTGCACGAAAACATCTATTGTTTAACCGTTAAACTGAGTCTACGACCACGTTGGTTCCTACAAAGATAGCTTCCAGCCCAATCAGCTCACACACGCATCGTCTTGTTGCAGCCGCTCGGTGATCTCAACTCTTAAGCGCGGTCCTTGCGGGTCCACGCGTTCCCCAGGGTGAGCTCTAGGCCCTCCTCATCGGCAGGATTctcggtcatcacgtcctcgtcCTCCCTCGTACCAGCCTGCTCCCCGCCGCTCGTGCGGAATGAGAACCCGAGTGGGGACATCATCTCAGCGCCGCGGCCACAAACAGCCGCCGATGCCCCGCTTCTGCTCCGTCCCGGCAACGGCGGAAACATCCAGGAAGAAAAAGAAGTCGAGCGGGGCCCGGACCCGggctccgcgaagctgctgtagtTCGGTGCCTTGTTGGCCGCGGCGGTGGATATCTGGAACCCCGCCAGCAGGTTCACTGTGTCGGGGCCGGGGGCCCGGCCGGTGATGGGGCTCACACTCATCAGCGGCGGGGTGGATGCCTGGAAGGAGTAGCGGCTGGCTCCAGCACCAGCGGCCCACGGCGCCAGCACGCTGGAGGCCGTTGTCGGGCTCGGCGTCGGAGTGGAGGGCGACGGGGAGGAGCGCGCCATCTTGCGGAAGCGCAGCCGGGACGAGGACGGGTACCTGTTCTCCGGCGTCGCCGGCGCGTTGGAGCTGGAGGAGCTCGCGATGTACTTGGGGTACGAGGAGCCGCTAAGCTGCTTGGACAGGTTCTTGAGCCACACTGGAACGGGGACGGCTCCGCcgctgctgccaccgccgccgaGCGTGATGCGGGAGGGCGACGACGCCCGGCTCTGTACGTAGGAAGCTCCGCCTGGGTTCACCTGCGCAGACCCTCCATTGTCGGCCTTATGCTGATCACCTGCCGGAGACTTGGATCCCTGAAACACAAAACCAACAGCCGAGGAGACGATATCAATGGACAATGATAGGCCATATCCATGCATGCGTTATTTCATTCAGTAGGGGATGTAAAAGCAGACGGCAGTTATTCTTCCTGTACATCCGTTATTTCATTCAGTTTACAATGGACAGTACGACTCACGACTGAagcatcatcatcatcagaaCACGCATAAAATACAATACGTAAATAAAAATACAGATCAAAAGAACAAGGACGAGAACACAATGTGGAGAGGCCGCAGGCATGCATGGTGGTGGTACGGTGTACAGTAACGTCACATGCGTGGTAGTTGGTAGCTTAGCTTTCGTCAGAGCACAATGGCTGCACACAGTACAGCCACGCGGCAAGACAGGAGAAGGGAACTCATCCAATTTCGGCGGAAACGCAACGGAACAGTAGATAGCTAGCTAGATGACGAGCGACTGTACGTAAGGGAAAACAAAACAAATTTTGGACATATGCTAGAAACAAAAGACGAAGCGAATTGAAAAGATGGTCGACTTGCATTGCATCTCTACTGTCGAAGATATATATAGTACACATGCAGCTCGGCAAATTAGCGAAGCAAAGCAAGCAATGCAGGACGACGTACGACAAAAGAAAACGGAAGCGAAATCATGGAAAGATGGCGGCGGCGACGACCATGCATGCTACTAGCTCGGAGCAGCAAGAAAACAGGGAGGAAGGATCAGCATGAGCTAGCTACCCTGCGGTAGATTGTCCCGTCGGCCTCCACGGTCCAGCCGGCCTCCTCGCAGAGGGCCATGAGGACGATGTTGTTGTCGCATTGCCTAGGGAGGGCGTAGTTGCCGTGCTTGCGCAGCCCGGCGAAGATCCTCGACCAGATCACCCGTCGACGGCGCTCCCGCCGCCGGTTGTTCTCCCGCTCACGCCACGACGGCTTTCGCACCGTCGCCTTCCCGCTCCCATCTGCTACCCTAGCCCAACCCTCATCGCCTGCGCTCCCTCCCGCTCCTACTCCCTTCACCATCATGCCTCTCACAACTCAGAGCTTGCTCGCTCGTGAGGAAGAAGTTGTTATGTTGCTGGTGCTGGCTGTGGTGGTGATGCCTCGGCTGCCTGTGCACCTTTATATAGGCCGCACTTGTAACTGTCAGGGCAGCGATTTTACCATTATGCCCAATTGCCCATGGCTCGGGGTACACATGCATGACGCAAGGAGCGGGAGGTGCCCATTTCAGCGGTGGCAATTTTTAGCACTGGTATATTAGTCTTAATGATATGCCAAGAATGGATGATGAGGAGTGATCTGGGTAGAGCAAACGTAGATGATTGCTAGTTTTATGATAGCTGCATTTATTATGGTACAAGGTAGCTACCTTTTTATCAACACATTCTATTTTAAACTAGACTATATAAACTGTACATTATTTTAAACAGTAGTATATATTGCAAAACAATGTTTTGAACTTTTATATAGCCAGTCTAGTAATCTTAACCTAAGCTATATAGGGCCACACTGTTGGGCCCGATATAGCTATAGAACCGTGCCAAACCGGTCCTGAGCATGAAAAGGGCTCAAGTATGGATTGACTGCTCCTGACACACTAACACCATAACTGGTATTTCCCATTAGACGGTCCTCAACCGTGCCCCCTCCCGCTCACTTGCTAGCCCGAGGCGGCACTCGAGTGATCCAATGGTTTCCCCTAAGGGGAACACTCAATGTGGGGAGGGGGAGAAGTCTCACCTTAAACAACGGCCCTCTAATCTCTCCCTCTTCATGGATTAGTGATTTTAACTATAAAATTAATGTCTTTTAAGTTTAATTACCTAATAACCATATGTGTTACGGTACTGCGACTATTGTAGTATTTTTTTAACTCCAAAAACTTATGTATATAAAAGTCAAATAGCTTGGTTAAAGTGCATAGAGGAAGCTAAATATGGGGGATGGTTGGAGAGGAGATAAAATAGGGGGAAGAGTGAGGTATTTAAATATGAATAGAAAGTATGAATAGGGGGGATGGTTGGATTCGGCCTTAGGTTGTGTGCTAGATTTAGTCGTGCCATGATTGGGCAATGATGGAGAATGTAAACCATGGACATATGAGGTCAGTGGTCGTGCAACCATGAAGTAACTCCATATATGTGCGGGTTTAGTCTGGTAAAAGAATCTTACATTTTATGTGCCTGATTGGATGTTTCCACTGCAATAGCAACACACTCCTCGTCAAAACAACGATTGTAACGGAGATTCAATGGATAAAAGTGTCACTACTTCTACTTGGGCGCGTAGAGAATACTTGCTTTTTAGTAACGAAAGCAAATCTATGTTACTATCTATAATATAAAACATACACGAGCATGATAGTTTCACGTACATTCATGCGACAGAGAATCGTTGGCGATGTGTGTGTGTATGCATGTGCATGATTATGCGTAAAAGTTGTTTCTAGATTTAGATGTTGATGGCAATCGTTTTTTGGCAAAAAAAATAGATGGATTACGATAGATCCTCCATGACTATAGTTGTTGCTATAGTTGTAATGGATGATCCTTATTCATCATAGAAATGCTAGTGAGCATTTATGAAACCATGAAGCTACCATGGTACATTCACAATAATGAACTAAAACCATCTTTGCTATAACAAACATGTTTTAAAAAATAATTCAATTATTACCATTTCTATAAATTGGTAAACTAAAAATCATTGTATATATACATTACCGGCTATTATAAGTTATTACTAACATAGCTTGATAATTTTGGGAACATCATAATCTTCGTTGATATGGTAGACATAGTTGTAACAA is a genomic window of Zea mays cultivar B73 chromosome 5, Zm-B73-REFERENCE-NAM-5.0, whole genome shotgun sequence containing:
- the LOC103627031 gene encoding protein BZR1 homolog 4, with the translated sequence MMVKGVGAGGSAGDEGWARVADGSGKATVRKPSWRERENNRRRERRRRVIWSRIFAGLRKHGNYALPRQCDNNIVLMALCEEAGWTVEADGTIYRRGSKSPAGDQHKADNGGSAQVNPGGASYVQSRASSPSRITLGGGGSSGGAVPVPVWLKNLSKQLSGSSYPKYIASSSSSNAPATPENRYPSSSRLRFRKMARSSPSPSTPTPSPTTASSVLAPWAAGAGASRYSFQASTPPLMSVSPITGRAPGPDTVNLLAGFQISTAAANKAPNYSSFAEPGSGPRSTSFSSWMFPPLPGRSRSGASAAVCGRGAEMMSPLGFSFRTSGGEQAGTREDEDVMTENPADEEGLELTLGNAWTRKDRA